Proteins encoded within one genomic window of Cellulosimicrobium protaetiae:
- a CDS encoding right-handed parallel beta-helix repeat-containing protein, which produces MRHVKRDWNRRTALSISIASVASLALIGGAVAVQGSGNSQEDLIGVVAQGSGSPPVEAAEGEASARAELESSTENGDRRGADPANEDAPSVQGGGVGETPVTPQNAAVPDAGAADVATDGPASPGGGAAIRPGEPTTAADSPVPVCGAGTFDAEAVKDGETWTARRGEQVLYTGPDMLTAMASAIGSLDPQRTSKQRVVVRGSGTMPASTKLRMPSFTILDVCGTIDAVGPGARDTAPIFARGVTDIEIQHLKVTGTPMYGIFLRSVENVTLGQIDLDMPAGGLGIRIDNYGNRSVPTRNVRIDDVRVTAGSHGVETFGVDGLVVGSVVARSVGGSGLLLNATTNAEIGLVDAIDAGTGTGYAAFRTANGNGRIGEGYPSNIHVEKVVARGGGRGVFCVSDSGGLVIDEVDIADTGNHAILLENCHNVTIKGGTVSGPGELRLAARWDRPNSTNITLENLTLRNTVLREMPCAENTTTRGLTFVDATDLTC; this is translated from the coding sequence GTGCGACACGTCAAGAGAGACTGGAACCGACGAACGGCGCTCTCGATCTCTATCGCGAGCGTCGCTTCCTTGGCCCTCATCGGTGGAGCAGTGGCCGTGCAGGGCAGCGGAAACAGCCAGGAGGACCTGATAGGCGTCGTCGCCCAGGGCTCCGGGTCGCCACCAGTCGAGGCGGCTGAGGGGGAAGCTTCCGCGCGGGCGGAGCTCGAGAGCAGCACCGAGAACGGTGACAGGCGCGGAGCTGATCCGGCGAACGAAGACGCGCCGTCTGTGCAGGGGGGTGGCGTGGGGGAGACCCCGGTCACCCCGCAGAACGCCGCCGTGCCGGACGCCGGTGCCGCGGACGTGGCAACCGACGGTCCCGCCAGCCCAGGGGGAGGAGCCGCGATTCGACCCGGTGAACCGACCACAGCAGCCGATTCGCCTGTCCCGGTGTGTGGTGCCGGAACCTTCGATGCGGAGGCCGTCAAGGACGGAGAGACCTGGACCGCGCGCCGCGGTGAGCAGGTGCTGTACACCGGACCGGACATGCTCACCGCCATGGCGAGCGCCATCGGCAGCCTCGACCCTCAGCGCACCAGCAAGCAGCGTGTCGTCGTGCGAGGTTCGGGCACGATGCCGGCCTCGACCAAGCTGAGGATGCCCAGCTTCACGATCCTGGACGTGTGCGGCACGATCGACGCAGTCGGTCCCGGGGCGCGCGATACCGCGCCGATCTTCGCGCGCGGCGTCACCGACATCGAGATCCAGCACCTCAAGGTCACCGGAACCCCGATGTACGGGATCTTCCTGCGCAGCGTAGAGAACGTGACCTTGGGGCAGATCGACCTCGACATGCCCGCAGGAGGCCTGGGAATCCGGATCGACAACTACGGCAACCGCAGCGTCCCCACGCGCAACGTGCGCATCGACGACGTGCGGGTCACCGCCGGCAGCCATGGTGTGGAGACCTTCGGCGTCGATGGGCTCGTCGTCGGGTCGGTCGTCGCGCGAAGCGTCGGCGGCTCCGGCCTGTTGCTGAACGCGACCACGAACGCTGAGATCGGGCTGGTCGACGCGATCGACGCCGGCACCGGCACCGGCTACGCGGCGTTCCGCACGGCGAACGGCAACGGGCGCATCGGTGAGGGCTACCCCAGCAACATCCACGTCGAGAAGGTCGTCGCACGTGGAGGCGGCCGTGGCGTCTTCTGCGTCTCGGACAGCGGCGGCCTCGTGATCGACGAGGTCGACATCGCCGACACCGGGAACCACGCGATCCTGCTCGAGAACTGCCACAACGTCACCATCAAGGGCGGAACGGTGTCTGGCCCAGGCGAGCTCCGGCTCGCGGCGCGCTGGGACCGTCCCAACTCCACGAACATCACCCTGGAAAACCTCACCCTGCGCAACACCGTGCTTCGGGAGATGCCCTGCGCAGAGAACACGACCACACGAGGCTTGACCTTCGTCGACGCCACTGACCTGACCTGCTGA
- a CDS encoding DeoR/GlpR family DNA-binding transcription regulator produces the protein MRASQRQNHILTRLRADGAVRITELAADLAVSDVTIRRDLGELEAQDVLRRVYGGAVLSAQRGTLSRERPTGPDHVPRTLRSIVAVAEQFITPGTSIALGDGKISTLLAQRIAANPGLRPLIAVTNSPSLARVLAQGPQPRVQIVRTGGSCVPAALAPRVAHAGTTATLTALAFIEVAAVSSARGLEAASPEAAEANRALLDAAARTIVLLSCTSGEHGPGLTTFASVKSVDAIVTDAHPPELDEDRQVAELIMTDVSCRRKRRGAAADPAIRIADEFGPVRRFAR, from the coding sequence GTGCGCGCCTCCCAGCGTCAGAACCACATCCTCACCAGACTGCGTGCCGATGGCGCAGTGCGCATCACCGAGCTCGCGGCCGACCTCGCTGTTTCGGATGTGACGATCCGACGAGACCTGGGCGAGCTCGAAGCCCAAGACGTCCTTCGAAGGGTTTACGGCGGGGCTGTCCTCAGCGCACAGCGCGGCACGCTCTCTCGAGAGCGCCCGACCGGGCCGGACCACGTACCTCGCACCTTGCGATCGATCGTCGCGGTGGCTGAGCAGTTCATCACGCCTGGGACCTCGATCGCACTCGGAGACGGGAAGATCTCAACTCTTCTCGCCCAGCGCATCGCCGCGAACCCGGGCCTGCGTCCACTCATCGCGGTCACCAACTCGCCCTCATTGGCACGCGTACTCGCCCAGGGTCCTCAACCTCGAGTCCAGATCGTCCGCACCGGCGGATCTTGTGTACCCGCCGCCCTTGCCCCACGGGTGGCACACGCGGGTACCACGGCGACTCTCACCGCACTGGCGTTCATCGAGGTCGCCGCTGTCTCGTCCGCTCGAGGACTCGAAGCAGCGTCGCCCGAGGCGGCCGAAGCGAACCGAGCCCTCCTCGATGCAGCCGCCCGCACCATCGTCCTGCTCAGCTGCACGAGCGGCGAGCACGGACCGGGTCTCACGACATTCGCTTCCGTGAAGAGCGTCGATGCGATCGTCACCGACGCACATCCTCCGGAGCTTGATGAAGACCGTCAGGTAGCAGAGTTGATCATGACCGACGTTTCCTGCAGACGAAAGAGGCGAGGCGCGGCAGCAGACCCGGCGATCCGCATCGCCGATGAGTTCGGTCCGGTTCGCCGCTTCGCCCGTTGA
- a CDS encoding helix-turn-helix domain-containing protein, whose product MSTVAPWFRARTPSALGAAIRRLREVASLSQDDLALRASTSRPTVSRLERGSAVSSSTLLDVATACGYEIVVVPRGARIVVEARPSGSAVREGWTATAVPEDPNAVRYAPRH is encoded by the coding sequence ATGAGCACTGTTGCCCCGTGGTTCCGCGCGCGCACGCCTTCCGCACTGGGTGCTGCGATCCGGCGCCTGCGCGAGGTCGCCAGCCTCTCCCAGGACGATCTTGCGCTTCGTGCCTCGACGTCACGGCCAACGGTGTCTCGCCTCGAGCGGGGGTCAGCCGTGAGCAGCTCGACCCTCCTCGACGTCGCGACAGCCTGCGGCTACGAGATCGTCGTCGTCCCGCGAGGTGCTCGGATCGTCGTCGAAGCGCGTCCTAGCGGCAGCGCGGTTCGCGAGGGTTGGACCGCGACAGCAGTCCCAGAAGACCCGAACGCCGTGCGGTACGCCCCTCGGCACTAG
- a CDS encoding family 43 glycosylhydrolase, translated as MTQRWMRALAGAMVVPLALSLAPAAATAATSEAPTNGLLAAYDFADGSGTALTDVSGNGVDGSLVAGGRWRAGTLAFDGGNYVRLPDGVLQGRTAATVTVMAKPDATALGRNNFLWSFGGSGDAATGQFFLGTNSHRAAISPTNWRGEQQVAWGAYQAGVWRQTTVTIEPDDNGTSTLTAYLDGVQVAQKTGSTVSLDDLTTHTNNLIGRSSYNGDAAFTGEISNVRVYDRALSADEVAQAAAADATEAADEAAFTAALDALTLGDTGNVTADLELPSEISGAQVTWTSSNPAVITDDGKVTPSTDDATVTLTATVTLGGYSAQKRFTVMVPAPIETAEQAAARLVLPYVLTAGTTLPTEVAGADVTWASDDESLVTAAGEVVGAAEGLADVELTATVTLGAASATKVFRQKVSEADPAFVAGYTRKALGGHEAMLDLSMHLALSTDGTPFRALNLNQGVLWPEADFEAEPRSGVTKQLSDPYVFRMKDGSFGVIATQTNRDGAHDETATGKALLFTSDDLVQFEQADELLDLRTDEQVVEPAVDFDGSAGEYRITWRTPDGATFVNTTADFSEISTPRASSVTSASDAPDANIDDAVLRSEAVLTRSEADVLSRRFTPVTNTAIDAPADLELAVGDDLPSTDDLARAAQAQATYSDGSGGDIAVDWDAADLAAVDTTTPGTYEVSGTVRTVDQLPLRSEAKADPQVFMWEGKYYFLATTEDDHQRSLYLYESETLEGLATAERHIIYDDWDNLAWAPEVHELDGSLYLNWARGSTWDRVTSTVAKLDEGGDILDPDDWGFDEAQPVVREDGTALKSDGITLDMTYFEANGQWYAMWSQRTTRPYIDSADLWIATIDPAQPWRLTSDAVTIARPTYAWERSTEVVEGPFALHHDGKLVITFSGAGTDRTYMVGQLEVDEDADLLDPTSWTKLNAPLLTSASVPGQFGPGHNAYFTDTDGTLITSIHARVNGGPRVSGVRAVRWGEFGNLLLDLTADRQALPENRDVTLTITVTGLAEPILSAAATTRCVAGRNVLVATLTNHGTAPQTVTVTTPHGVRSAIAIGAGKSVSTSFATRLTDLPAGTVTAQAHGSGDEATAHYPAGSCR; from the coding sequence ATGACCCAGCGATGGATGAGAGCGCTCGCGGGGGCGATGGTCGTCCCGCTCGCGCTGTCGCTCGCGCCGGCCGCAGCCACGGCCGCAACCAGCGAGGCTCCGACGAACGGGCTTCTCGCCGCGTACGACTTCGCCGACGGCTCCGGGACCGCCTTGACCGACGTCAGCGGCAACGGCGTCGACGGAAGCCTGGTGGCAGGCGGCCGGTGGCGGGCAGGGACGCTCGCCTTCGACGGCGGGAACTACGTCAGGCTGCCCGACGGCGTCCTTCAGGGCAGGACCGCGGCGACGGTCACAGTGATGGCCAAGCCCGACGCCACCGCGCTGGGCCGCAACAACTTCCTCTGGAGCTTCGGCGGCTCGGGAGACGCCGCGACCGGCCAGTTCTTCCTCGGCACGAACTCCCATCGCGCCGCCATCTCCCCGACCAACTGGCGTGGGGAGCAGCAGGTGGCGTGGGGCGCATACCAGGCAGGCGTCTGGCGCCAGACCACCGTGACGATCGAGCCCGACGACAACGGCACCTCGACCCTGACCGCGTACCTCGACGGGGTGCAGGTCGCGCAGAAGACCGGATCGACCGTCAGCCTCGACGACCTCACCACCCACACCAACAACCTCATCGGCCGCTCCTCCTACAACGGCGACGCGGCCTTCACCGGCGAAATCAGCAACGTGCGTGTCTACGACCGTGCGCTGAGCGCCGACGAGGTCGCGCAGGCCGCCGCCGCCGACGCGACCGAGGCCGCCGACGAGGCGGCATTCACCGCCGCCCTCGACGCGCTCACGCTCGGCGACACCGGCAACGTCACGGCCGACCTGGAGCTCCCGAGCGAGATCTCCGGCGCTCAGGTGACGTGGACCTCGAGCAACCCGGCCGTGATCACCGACGACGGCAAGGTCACACCGAGCACCGACGACGCCACCGTGACCCTCACCGCTACGGTCACCCTCGGCGGATACTCCGCACAGAAGCGCTTCACGGTGATGGTTCCCGCACCCATCGAGACCGCGGAACAGGCAGCCGCCCGCCTCGTCCTGCCCTACGTGCTCACCGCAGGCACCACCCTGCCCACCGAGGTCGCCGGGGCGGACGTGACGTGGGCGTCCGACGACGAGAGCCTGGTCACCGCCGCGGGCGAGGTCGTCGGCGCAGCAGAAGGGCTCGCCGACGTCGAGCTCACCGCGACCGTGACGCTCGGCGCAGCCAGCGCCACCAAGGTGTTCCGCCAGAAGGTCTCCGAGGCCGACCCCGCGTTCGTCGCCGGCTACACCCGCAAGGCGCTGGGTGGACATGAGGCGATGCTCGACCTCAGCATGCACCTCGCGCTGAGCACGGACGGCACCCCGTTCCGCGCACTGAACCTCAACCAGGGCGTGCTGTGGCCGGAGGCCGACTTCGAGGCCGAACCACGCAGCGGCGTCACCAAGCAGCTGAGCGACCCCTACGTCTTCCGGATGAAGGACGGCTCGTTCGGCGTCATCGCCACCCAGACGAACCGCGACGGGGCGCACGACGAGACCGCGACGGGCAAGGCTCTGCTGTTCACCTCCGACGACCTCGTCCAGTTCGAGCAGGCTGACGAACTGCTCGACCTGCGCACCGACGAGCAGGTCGTCGAGCCGGCGGTCGACTTCGACGGCTCCGCGGGCGAGTACCGCATCACCTGGCGCACGCCCGACGGTGCGACCTTCGTGAACACGACGGCCGACTTCTCCGAGATCTCCACGCCGCGCGCGAGCTCGGTCACGAGCGCGTCGGATGCTCCCGACGCGAACATCGACGACGCCGTCCTGCGCAGCGAGGCGGTGCTCACGAGGTCCGAGGCCGACGTGCTCTCGCGCCGCTTCACACCTGTGACGAACACGGCGATCGACGCCCCGGCGGACCTCGAGCTCGCCGTCGGTGACGACCTGCCGAGCACCGACGACCTGGCCCGTGCGGCGCAGGCGCAGGCGACCTACTCCGACGGCTCCGGCGGGGACATCGCCGTGGACTGGGACGCGGCCGACCTCGCCGCCGTCGACACCACGACGCCGGGCACCTACGAGGTCTCGGGAACGGTCCGCACCGTCGACCAGCTCCCGCTGCGCAGCGAGGCGAAGGCCGACCCGCAGGTCTTCATGTGGGAGGGCAAGTACTACTTCCTGGCCACCACCGAGGACGACCATCAGCGCAGCCTCTACCTGTACGAGTCCGAGACGCTCGAAGGGCTGGCCACGGCTGAGCGCCACATCATCTACGACGACTGGGACAACCTCGCCTGGGCGCCGGAGGTGCACGAGCTCGACGGTTCGCTCTACCTCAACTGGGCCCGCGGGAGCACGTGGGACCGCGTGACGTCCACGGTCGCCAAGCTCGACGAGGGCGGTGACATCCTCGACCCGGACGACTGGGGCTTCGACGAGGCGCAGCCGGTGGTCCGCGAGGACGGGACTGCGCTGAAGTCCGACGGCATCACGCTCGACATGACGTACTTCGAGGCGAACGGCCAGTGGTACGCGATGTGGTCGCAGCGCACGACGCGTCCGTACATCGACTCCGCCGACCTGTGGATCGCCACGATCGATCCCGCGCAGCCGTGGCGGCTCACCTCCGACGCCGTCACGATCGCGCGCCCGACCTACGCGTGGGAGCGCTCGACCGAGGTGGTCGAGGGTCCGTTCGCGCTGCACCACGACGGCAAGCTCGTCATCACGTTCTCCGGCGCGGGTACCGACCGCACCTACATGGTCGGACAGCTCGAGGTCGACGAGGACGCCGACCTGCTCGACCCGACGTCGTGGACGAAGCTGAACGCCCCGCTGCTGACGTCGGCGAGCGTTCCCGGCCAGTTCGGGCCCGGGCACAACGCCTACTTCACCGACACCGACGGCACGCTGATCACGTCGATCCACGCGCGCGTCAATGGCGGGCCGCGGGTCTCGGGCGTCCGCGCCGTGCGATGGGGCGAGTTCGGCAACCTGCTGCTCGACCTGACCGCCGACCGTCAGGCGCTGCCCGAGAACCGCGACGTCACACTCACGATCACGGTGACCGGACTCGCTGAGCCGATTCTCTCGGCCGCGGCCACCACACGCTGCGTGGCGGGACGGAACGTGCTGGTGGCGACCCTCACGAACCACGGAACGGCGCCGCAGACGGTGACCGTCACGACGCCGCACGGCGTGCGGTCGGCGATCGCCATCGGCGCCGGAAAGTCGGTGTCGACGTCGTTCGCGACCCGTCTGACCGACCTTCCCGCCGGCACCGTGACGGCGCAGGCGCACGGCTCGGGCGACGAGGCGACCGCACACTACCCCGCCGGATCCTGCCGCTGA
- a CDS encoding sigma-70 family RNA polymerase sigma factor — protein sequence MSKRLGPAHSEVMPGEDVVVAARGGDGAALHELVSGYLPLVYNIAGRAMGGHPDVDDVVQESMLRAVSHLRELREPARFRSWLVAITVRQVRTWGALQSSRPEPTSDDVMVQEAAPGPDVQGLAVLDLELGAQRREAVEASGWLDAEDREVLALWWSEAAGQVRRSEWVDAGGFSPASAAVRVKRVKERLNAAREVVRALAASPRCADLDSLVRHWDGRPASRWRHRLHRHVRDCDQCEPAVSGMVRLEGLLGNLGMVPVPAALAAQVIDSTAVRSASAGDASRGNGVDVGGPALSSGQVSTAARSGSWYVPGAVAGGVLVVALVALLSLEPEPGLEPVATTATASASASSAPPPPERSVAPAPEPAEPSSTPEATEQPSPDPALGARSLRYAAQPEMFVAAYPGKIGILVEVRSDSPRVVREVATFELVPGLADSSCYSLRTRGDEYLRHERFRVRLGPDDGSSLFSADATFCLRPAGRTGAVTLRSVNYPDHVVRYRDGQLFLDPDEPGETFQESAAFELVAPLEH from the coding sequence GTGTCGAAGAGGCTGGGTCCTGCCCACAGCGAGGTGATGCCGGGCGAGGATGTGGTCGTCGCCGCGAGGGGGGGTGACGGCGCTGCGCTGCACGAGCTCGTCTCCGGCTACCTGCCTCTGGTTTACAACATCGCCGGCCGAGCGATGGGCGGACATCCCGATGTCGATGACGTGGTCCAGGAGTCCATGCTCCGGGCGGTCAGCCACTTGCGCGAGCTGCGCGAGCCTGCGCGCTTCCGCTCCTGGCTGGTAGCGATCACTGTCCGCCAGGTACGGACATGGGGGGCGCTCCAGAGCAGCCGGCCCGAGCCGACATCCGACGACGTGATGGTTCAAGAGGCCGCACCGGGGCCCGATGTGCAAGGGCTTGCTGTGCTCGATCTTGAGCTCGGTGCCCAGCGTCGGGAGGCGGTGGAGGCCAGCGGATGGCTTGATGCGGAGGATCGCGAGGTTCTCGCCCTGTGGTGGTCGGAAGCCGCAGGGCAGGTGCGCCGGTCCGAGTGGGTCGATGCTGGTGGTTTCTCGCCCGCCAGCGCGGCGGTCCGGGTCAAGCGGGTCAAGGAACGACTCAATGCGGCGCGTGAAGTGGTCCGGGCGTTGGCCGCGTCTCCACGGTGTGCGGACCTGGACTCCTTGGTTCGGCACTGGGACGGTCGGCCCGCTTCTCGATGGCGCCACAGGTTGCACCGGCACGTGCGCGACTGCGATCAGTGCGAGCCGGCCGTGTCCGGCATGGTCCGCCTTGAAGGTCTCCTTGGGAATCTCGGCATGGTTCCGGTTCCTGCGGCGTTGGCCGCGCAGGTCATTGACTCGACGGCTGTGCGCTCAGCTTCAGCTGGTGATGCATCTCGAGGGAATGGTGTCGATGTCGGCGGTCCGGCACTTTCGTCAGGTCAGGTGAGCACCGCGGCACGCTCGGGGAGCTGGTATGTGCCGGGCGCCGTCGCGGGCGGTGTGCTGGTGGTCGCTTTGGTAGCTCTGCTGAGCCTGGAGCCGGAGCCCGGCTTGGAACCTGTGGCGACCACGGCGACCGCCTCTGCCTCGGCTTCGTCCGCGCCCCCGCCACCCGAACGCTCGGTCGCCCCGGCGCCCGAGCCCGCGGAGCCGTCGTCGACTCCTGAGGCGACGGAGCAACCATCGCCGGACCCGGCGCTCGGGGCGCGCTCCCTGCGGTACGCCGCGCAGCCCGAGATGTTCGTTGCCGCATACCCCGGCAAGATCGGGATCCTCGTCGAGGTCCGGTCGGACAGCCCGCGCGTCGTTCGTGAGGTGGCGACGTTCGAACTCGTCCCCGGTCTGGCCGACTCTTCCTGCTACTCGTTGCGCACGCGAGGGGACGAGTACCTCCGCCACGAGAGGTTTCGGGTGCGGCTCGGCCCGGATGACGGAAGCAGCCTCTTCAGTGCGGACGCCACGTTCTGCCTCAGACCTGCCGGTCGAACTGGCGCGGTGACTTTGCGGTCGGTGAACTACCCCGACCACGTCGTCAGGTATCGCGACGGGCAACTTTTCCTCGATCCCGACGAGCCGGGGGAGACGTTTCAAGAGAGCGCGGCCTTCGAGCTTGTGGCCCCGCTGGAGCACTGA
- a CDS encoding immunoglobulin-like domain-containing protein, whose amino-acid sequence MTRTTRSRRPLAALALLPLLACTLPAVAAPASAIDGTTDGLLVAYDFSEVGGTVLHDVADAGGNQHGTVTGGAAWRNGAMTFTGSNYVTLPDALLAGRTDATVVVEALPSASTLTSSAFLWNLGGSGNDRTGQFFVHTQGHRASISPTNYAAEQTAQAPQPFAADRWQSITASISANDDGATSTLSLFVDGVQVAQKTNSTVGLDDLRTHTKNLIGASAYSGDAKFTGAISSFRVYDRALSAAEITDLAAADAATSAQETLAGIDLGDTSAVSQDLDLPTSGGVTWTTSNAGVVEADGTIHRIETSSQDATLTATVDVRGETAQRMFPVTVAALPPAAERAAADLDAVALIGLDDVRDHLALPLTGEEYGSAITWSAEPAGVVSTEREGERAPGFVTRPAFGDPDVEVVLTAHAEGTDVVRTFDATVKALPAPEDPSAYLFAHFTAGRSPNVSNEQIYFATSEDGTSWTDLNDEKPVLTSTVGETGARDPFLVRAPGGDKFYLLATDLSTAKYGWHFTPDNPGSKSLVVWESTDLVNWSAPRLADVASRIPNAGAAWAPEATYDPATGEYMVYWATISGAPADHPLGNTLGDPMNMYYATTRDFVTFSDPVKWIDRQTSIIDTTMLEVDGVFYRASGDGQITIERSTDPYAVTISPGAMEENPGGWERVSTLRDIFGNDGYSGNRLEGPELFAYNPEDWQTDGSGAKVPTWGLIADRYNSGQGYMPFRSTDLAGDSPLSAGGAWSVGDDIDFGAVLKRHGTILPITQNEHDRLQRAYGDAPALTVTATTRCVAGKNVVAATITNEGEAAATVSVSSSYGERTGVVIGAGASKTQTFSTRLAEVSAGSVSVSVDDGGAVVEATYQASHCG is encoded by the coding sequence ATGACCAGAACCACACGAAGCCGACGGCCCCTCGCCGCGCTGGCGCTGCTGCCACTCCTCGCCTGCACGCTCCCGGCGGTCGCGGCACCGGCCTCCGCGATCGACGGCACGACCGACGGGCTGCTCGTCGCCTACGACTTCTCCGAGGTCGGCGGCACGGTCCTCCACGACGTCGCCGACGCCGGCGGAAACCAGCACGGGACGGTCACCGGCGGCGCTGCATGGCGGAACGGGGCGATGACTTTCACCGGGAGCAACTACGTGACGCTCCCCGACGCCCTGCTCGCCGGCCGGACCGACGCGACCGTCGTCGTCGAGGCACTCCCCTCAGCGAGCACCCTGACGTCGAGCGCGTTCCTCTGGAACCTCGGCGGGTCGGGCAACGACCGGACCGGACAGTTCTTCGTCCACACCCAAGGACACCGCGCCTCGATCTCGCCCACCAACTACGCAGCCGAACAGACGGCGCAGGCACCCCAGCCGTTCGCCGCCGACCGGTGGCAGTCGATCACGGCATCGATCTCGGCGAACGACGACGGTGCGACGTCGACGCTGTCCCTGTTCGTCGACGGCGTCCAAGTTGCGCAGAAGACGAACTCCACCGTGGGGCTTGACGACCTGAGGACGCACACCAAGAACCTGATCGGCGCGTCCGCCTACTCGGGGGACGCGAAGTTCACCGGAGCCATCAGCAGCTTCCGGGTCTACGACCGGGCGCTGAGCGCAGCCGAGATCACCGATCTCGCGGCCGCTGACGCGGCGACGTCCGCCCAGGAGACGCTCGCGGGGATCGACCTCGGGGACACCTCCGCCGTGTCGCAGGACCTCGACCTGCCGACCAGCGGTGGGGTGACGTGGACGACGTCGAACGCCGGCGTCGTCGAGGCCGACGGCACGATCCACCGGATCGAGACTTCGTCGCAGGACGCGACGTTGACCGCCACGGTCGACGTGCGCGGCGAGACCGCGCAGCGGATGTTCCCCGTGACGGTCGCAGCGCTGCCGCCGGCCGCCGAACGCGCGGCAGCCGATCTCGACGCGGTCGCACTCATCGGCCTCGACGACGTCCGTGACCACCTCGCGCTCCCCCTGACGGGGGAGGAGTACGGCAGCGCGATCACCTGGTCCGCGGAGCCGGCCGGCGTCGTCTCGACCGAGCGCGAGGGTGAGAGAGCGCCGGGCTTCGTGACCCGACCGGCCTTCGGTGATCCCGACGTGGAGGTGGTGCTGACGGCGCACGCCGAAGGTACCGACGTCGTCCGGACGTTCGACGCCACGGTCAAGGCACTGCCCGCACCCGAGGACCCCTCGGCCTACCTGTTCGCGCACTTCACCGCGGGACGCTCACCGAACGTGAGCAACGAGCAGATCTACTTCGCCACGAGCGAGGACGGCACGAGCTGGACGGACCTGAACGACGAGAAGCCGGTCCTGACGTCGACCGTCGGTGAGACCGGCGCCCGGGACCCGTTCCTGGTGCGGGCCCCGGGAGGGGACAAGTTCTACCTCCTCGCCACAGACCTCTCCACCGCCAAGTACGGCTGGCACTTCACCCCCGACAACCCGGGCAGCAAGAGCCTTGTCGTATGGGAGTCGACCGACCTGGTGAACTGGTCGGCACCGCGCCTGGCCGACGTCGCCTCACGGATCCCGAATGCCGGTGCCGCCTGGGCGCCCGAGGCCACCTATGACCCGGCGACCGGTGAGTACATGGTCTATTGGGCGACCATCTCGGGAGCACCTGCCGACCACCCCCTCGGGAATACGCTGGGCGACCCGATGAACATGTACTACGCGACGACCCGCGACTTCGTGACCTTCTCCGACCCGGTGAAGTGGATCGACCGCCAGACCTCGATCATCGACACCACGATGCTCGAGGTGGACGGGGTCTTCTACCGCGCCTCCGGCGACGGTCAGATCACGATCGAGCGCAGCACCGATCCCTACGCCGTGACGATCAGCCCTGGCGCCATGGAGGAGAACCCCGGCGGATGGGAGCGCGTGAGCACGCTGCGCGACATCTTCGGCAATGACGGGTACTCGGGAAACCGACTGGAAGGACCGGAGCTGTTCGCCTACAACCCCGAGGACTGGCAGACCGACGGGTCGGGCGCGAAGGTCCCCACCTGGGGCCTCATCGCCGACCGGTACAACAGCGGCCAGGGGTACATGCCGTTCCGTTCGACCGACCTCGCGGGCGACTCCCCGCTCTCGGCAGGCGGAGCGTGGTCGGTCGGCGACGACATCGACTTCGGCGCCGTCCTCAAGAGGCACGGAACCATCCTGCCGATCACCCAGAACGAGCACGACCGGCTGCAGCGCGCCTACGGGGACGCCCCTGCGCTCACCGTCACGGCGACGACACGGTGCGTCGCGGGCAAGAACGTCGTGGCCGCCACGATCACCAACGAGGGAGAGGCCGCAGCGACGGTCTCGGTGTCGTCCAGCTACGGCGAGCGGACCGGTGTGGTCATCGGCGCAGGAGCGAGCAAGACCCAGACGTTCTCGACCCGACTCGCCGAGGTGTCGGCCGGGTCGGTGTCGGTGTCGGTGGACGACGGTGGAGCGGTGGTTGAGGCGACCTACCAGGCGTCTCACTGCGGCTGA